Proteins encoded within one genomic window of Bradyrhizobium sp. 186:
- a CDS encoding OpgC domain-containing protein, translating to MRIHADIPFGTRDIRLDLFRGLANWAIFLDHIPHEVLNWTTSRNYGFSDAADLFVFISGYTAALAFGRIMVERGYLAAASRLSKRAFELYAAHIMVVAIYIVVIACASREFLDPDDLNQFNVAIFLNMPFRESIQALALRYKPVNLDVLPLYILLLGAFAPTLWLLVRKPNWTLAGSLVLYVAARHFGWNLPASPSGSWYFNPFAWQLLFVLGAWTALGGARALQPILGTGAAFRLAIGYLLFAFAVTTAIRSPDIGGLVPHWMLQPFDPNDKTNLAPYRVLHFIALAVVVTRFLPLDSPILRWRALAPLIQCGRRSLQIFCTGIVLSFCAHAAIELSLNALWVQIAVGAIGISLMTAVAYCGTWSKGRDRALSSPVRIGELA from the coding sequence ATGCGGATTCATGCGGATATCCCCTTCGGCACACGCGACATCAGGCTGGATTTATTTCGCGGCCTGGCGAACTGGGCGATCTTTCTGGACCACATTCCTCATGAAGTGCTGAATTGGACCACGAGCAGGAATTACGGCTTCAGCGATGCCGCCGATCTCTTTGTATTCATCTCCGGCTACACGGCAGCCCTCGCATTTGGACGAATCATGGTCGAGCGCGGCTATCTGGCCGCTGCATCGCGGCTGTCAAAGCGCGCTTTCGAACTCTATGCCGCGCACATCATGGTGGTCGCCATCTATATCGTGGTGATTGCGTGCGCCTCCCGCGAATTTCTCGATCCAGACGACCTGAACCAGTTCAACGTCGCTATTTTCCTGAACATGCCGTTCCGGGAATCCATCCAGGCGCTGGCCTTGAGATACAAACCCGTCAATCTCGACGTGCTTCCGCTTTATATTCTGTTGTTGGGCGCGTTCGCGCCGACTCTCTGGCTCTTGGTCCGCAAGCCGAATTGGACATTGGCTGGTTCGCTGGTCCTGTATGTTGCCGCAAGGCATTTTGGCTGGAATCTTCCGGCCTCTCCGTCGGGCTCCTGGTATTTCAATCCGTTCGCCTGGCAACTGCTGTTTGTTCTGGGCGCATGGACAGCCCTTGGCGGCGCCCGGGCCCTGCAGCCGATCCTCGGAACGGGGGCGGCGTTCCGGCTCGCGATCGGCTACCTTTTATTCGCTTTTGCCGTGACGACGGCCATTCGGTCTCCAGATATCGGCGGCCTTGTTCCGCATTGGATGCTGCAGCCATTCGATCCCAACGATAAGACCAACCTCGCGCCTTACCGTGTCCTTCACTTCATCGCGCTCGCTGTTGTGGTGACCCGGTTCCTGCCTCTAGATTCGCCAATCTTGCGATGGCGCGCGCTGGCGCCGCTGATCCAGTGTGGCCGAAGGTCGCTCCAGATCTTTTGCACTGGCATCGTCCTCTCGTTTTGCGCTCATGCCGCGATCGAACTGAGCCTGAACGCGTTGTGGGTTCAGATTGCCGTTGGTGCGATCGGAATATCGCTGATGACAGCAGTCGCCTATTGCGGGACGTGGTCGAAAGGGCGTGATCGCGCGCTTTCCTCGCCGGTTCGAATTGGAGAGCTCGCATGA
- a CDS encoding efflux RND transporter periplasmic adaptor subunit gives MPAEDIKAPGRKGLLTAAAAAVLMAGIVLSYGLIGGAQSKQEVVDWTNTHAIPTVALAALIPGGSHQTLTLPGNIQPFNRAAIFARVNGYVKSWDHDIGSPVKAGQVLASIDAPDLDQQLGQAKATLASVRANHQIASLTANRNNILLQKHIVAQQLADQTTADEKAKEAVVDANEANVRQLEAMQSFKTLAAPFDGVVTARNVELGMLINSGGSGQPLFEVSDLHRVRIYVQVPQSFTAELTVGMKATFEMPQYPGAQFEATLSHVSKSINQTSHSMQVELQADNAAGKFFGGSYCNVRFEIPIDAHLVKVPSTALITGNQGTQIATVDGNDKVVLKSVQLGRDLGDSVEVLAGLSPADRIINNPPETLAGGDPVRVAQAASQATAPALPAPSSKQ, from the coding sequence ATGCCCGCGGAAGACATCAAAGCGCCAGGCCGAAAAGGCCTTCTGACCGCTGCGGCTGCCGCCGTCCTGATGGCCGGCATCGTGCTCAGCTACGGCTTGATCGGCGGCGCGCAGAGCAAGCAGGAGGTGGTGGACTGGACCAACACCCATGCCATCCCAACGGTTGCGCTGGCCGCGCTGATCCCCGGCGGCTCGCATCAGACGCTGACGTTGCCCGGCAATATTCAGCCGTTCAACCGGGCGGCGATTTTCGCGCGCGTCAACGGTTACGTGAAGAGCTGGGACCACGACATCGGATCGCCGGTCAAGGCTGGCCAGGTGCTGGCCTCAATCGATGCGCCCGACCTCGACCAGCAGCTCGGCCAGGCCAAGGCGACGCTGGCAAGCGTCAGGGCCAATCATCAAATCGCATCGCTCACCGCCAACCGGAACAACATACTACTGCAAAAGCACATCGTGGCCCAGCAGCTTGCGGACCAGACCACCGCCGATGAGAAGGCGAAGGAGGCCGTCGTCGACGCCAACGAAGCCAACGTCCGCCAGCTCGAGGCCATGCAATCGTTCAAGACGCTCGCCGCGCCATTCGACGGCGTCGTCACCGCCCGCAACGTCGAGCTCGGCATGCTGATCAATTCGGGCGGCTCAGGGCAGCCGCTGTTCGAGGTGTCGGACCTGCATCGCGTTCGCATCTACGTGCAGGTGCCGCAATCGTTTACGGCCGAGCTGACCGTTGGAATGAAAGCGACGTTCGAAATGCCGCAATACCCGGGCGCTCAATTCGAGGCGACGCTGTCGCATGTCTCCAAGTCGATAAATCAAACTTCGCACAGCATGCAAGTCGAGCTGCAGGCCGATAATGCCGCCGGAAAATTCTTCGGCGGGAGCTACTGCAATGTGCGTTTCGAGATTCCGATCGACGCGCATCTGGTCAAGGTTCCGTCGACCGCGCTGATCACCGGCAACCAGGGCACGCAGATCGCAACCGTCGACGGCAATGACAAGGTTGTCCTCAAGAGCGTGCAACTCGGTCGCGATCTCGGTGACAGCGTGGAGGTTCTTGCCGGATTGTCGCCGGCCGACCGGATCATCAATAACCCGCCGGAGACGCTGGCCGGCGGCGATCCGGTTCGCGTGGCGCAGGCGGCCTCGCAGGCCACCGCTCCGGCATTGCCGGCGCCATCGTCCAAGCAATGA